In the Salinirubrum litoreum genome, one interval contains:
- a CDS encoding DUF7115 domain-containing protein, which translates to MDLPEIVQTALDGEGVAARVDLGGEDDLLVTPTRTLIYRAEGLLSDESVEEYPHDAERIEVSEGRRKSKITLDYGLDGEETFAVPSKRLQDALHPVIAGVMNAAGITDPGETVKQTFRFSELTLVVTSARVVKHIGTAVWDEDYEEYHYDDVTDLTFEDGSVATSIVLEVGGRQERIKAPNDAAREVREGLESALLAYYDVGSLEEFRVAVAPEEDDEETDDENVSFGDGPTPLDADPADLSEEPQNATRSADADADAESAGETDALAGGSTDTGANAQAVTQTATDAESADDDTFASAGFEPATDDAGDDTADTTASAAELQRLSAQVSELTETVEHQSELIERQQQTIETLIAELRQGR; encoded by the coding sequence ATGGACCTGCCGGAAATCGTACAGACCGCGCTGGACGGCGAGGGCGTCGCGGCGCGGGTCGATCTGGGCGGCGAGGACGACCTGCTCGTCACCCCGACGCGGACGCTGATCTACCGGGCCGAAGGCCTGCTGTCCGACGAGTCGGTCGAGGAGTACCCCCACGACGCCGAACGCATCGAGGTCTCCGAAGGCCGCCGGAAGTCGAAGATCACACTCGACTACGGCCTCGACGGCGAGGAGACGTTCGCGGTCCCCTCCAAACGACTGCAGGACGCGCTCCACCCCGTCATCGCGGGCGTGATGAACGCCGCCGGAATCACCGACCCCGGCGAGACCGTCAAGCAGACCTTCCGCTTCTCCGAGTTGACGCTGGTCGTCACCAGCGCCCGCGTCGTCAAGCACATCGGCACGGCCGTCTGGGACGAGGACTACGAGGAGTACCACTACGACGACGTGACCGACCTCACCTTCGAGGACGGGTCCGTGGCGACCTCCATCGTCCTCGAGGTCGGCGGCCGACAGGAGCGCATCAAGGCCCCGAACGACGCCGCACGCGAGGTGCGCGAGGGACTCGAATCCGCCCTGCTCGCCTACTACGACGTGGGGAGCTTGGAGGAGTTCCGCGTCGCGGTCGCCCCCGAGGAGGACGACGAGGAGACCGACGACGAGAACGTCTCCTTCGGCGACGGACCGACACCCCTCGACGCCGACCCCGCAGACCTCTCGGAGGAACCGCAGAACGCCACCCGATCCGCCGACGCGGACGCGGACGCCGAGAGCGCCGGAGAGACAGACGCGCTGGCGGGTGGCTCCACGGACACCGGGGCGAACGCACAGGCCGTCACGCAGACGGCGACCGACGCGGAGTCGGCCGACGACGACACCTTCGCCTCGGCGGGCTTCGAGCCAGCGACCGACGACGCGGGCGACGACACCGCCGACACGACCGCCTCGGCGGCGGAACTCCAGCGACTCTCCGCGCAGGTGTCTGAACTGACCGAGACCGTCGAACACCAGTCGGAACTGATCGAGCGCCAACAGCAGACCATCGAGACGCTCATCGCGGAACTGCGGCAGGGCCGGTAA
- a CDS encoding DUF5830 family protein gives MADTPDTPETREERIEVALDLIAHLEHEELALSAVVDRIETVTSDPALTREILDTAEMRGLIDRDGARVRTRTGGTFVRFESQVVTREGEFDCRRCGASISTGHFVRFESGELGPFGSSCVRKVTGRE, from the coding sequence GTGGCCGACACGCCCGACACACCCGAGACCCGCGAAGAACGCATCGAGGTCGCACTCGATCTGATCGCACACCTCGAACACGAGGAGTTGGCGCTGTCGGCGGTCGTGGATCGGATCGAGACGGTGACGAGCGATCCGGCACTCACGCGGGAGATTCTGGACACCGCGGAGATGCGCGGCCTGATCGACCGCGACGGGGCGCGAGTGCGGACGCGGACCGGGGGAACCTTCGTCCGGTTCGAGAGTCAGGTAGTGACCCGCGAGGGCGAGTTCGACTGCCGGCGCTGTGGGGCGTCGATCTCTACGGGTCACTTCGTGCGGTTCGAGTCGGGCGAGTTGGGGCCGTTCGGGTCGTCGTGCGTTCGGAAGGTGACCGGCCGAGAGTGA
- the dnaJ gene encoding molecular chaperone DnaJ: protein MSEDFYDVLGVSRDADEEEIKQAYRTKATEYHPDVSDDPDAEEKFKQIKTAKEVLTDEEKRRQYDQMGHEQFKQAQKRGGVGGGAGQGNPFGGMGGNGAGFGGFEDLFNEVFGGGGRGGRGRQSNRPRQGQDLRTRLSIDLEDAYEGIEKQVTIRRPERCADCDGEGHPPDADVETCPECDGQGQVTRVQQTPFGRMQQTSTCRRCGGDGQLADETCATCDGAGITREEVTLTVEVPAGIRDGQTLRMEREGAPGENGGPKGDLLIEVSVDSHDDFERDGDDLFYQYPISFPQAVFGDTVEIETFGGTVEMDVPEGTQSGERFRLKNKGMPRLRGRGHGDLYVQVQIVTPSELNGEQKEALKEFAEAGGEEVEVKEGFFEKIKNSF, encoded by the coding sequence ATGAGCGAGGACTTCTACGACGTGCTCGGAGTCTCGCGGGACGCCGACGAAGAGGAGATCAAACAGGCGTACCGCACCAAGGCGACCGAGTATCACCCCGACGTGAGCGACGACCCGGACGCCGAGGAGAAGTTCAAGCAGATAAAGACGGCCAAGGAGGTCCTCACCGACGAGGAGAAGCGCCGCCAGTACGACCAGATGGGTCACGAACAGTTCAAGCAAGCCCAGAAACGCGGCGGCGTCGGCGGCGGTGCCGGCCAGGGCAACCCGTTCGGCGGGATGGGCGGGAACGGGGCCGGCTTCGGCGGCTTCGAGGACCTGTTCAACGAAGTCTTCGGCGGCGGCGGTCGCGGCGGTCGCGGCCGGCAGAGCAACCGACCCCGGCAGGGACAGGACCTCCGGACGCGCCTGAGTATCGACCTCGAGGACGCCTACGAGGGCATCGAGAAACAGGTGACGATCCGACGACCGGAGAGGTGCGCCGACTGCGACGGCGAGGGGCACCCGCCGGACGCCGACGTGGAGACCTGCCCCGAGTGTGACGGACAGGGACAGGTGACACGCGTCCAGCAGACCCCCTTCGGCCGGATGCAACAGACCTCGACCTGTCGGCGCTGTGGCGGCGACGGCCAGTTGGCAGACGAGACGTGTGCGACCTGTGACGGCGCGGGCATCACCCGCGAGGAGGTCACGCTGACCGTCGAGGTGCCGGCCGGTATCCGCGACGGGCAGACCCTCCGGATGGAACGTGAGGGTGCGCCGGGCGAGAACGGCGGCCCGAAGGGTGATCTCCTGATCGAGGTGTCGGTCGACTCGCACGACGACTTCGAGCGCGACGGCGACGACCTGTTCTACCAGTATCCGATCTCGTTCCCGCAGGCCGTCTTCGGCGACACCGTCGAGATCGAGACGTTCGGCGGCACCGTCGAGATGGACGTGCCCGAGGGGACCCAGTCGGGCGAGCGCTTCCGCCTGAAGAACAAGGGGATGCCGCGCCTGCGCGGTCGGGGCCACGGCGACCTCTACGTGCAGGTGCAGATCGTGACGCCCTCGGAACTCAACGGCGAGCAGAAGGAGGCGCTGAAGGAGTTCGCCGAGGCCGGCGGCGAGGAGGTCGAGGTGAAGGAAGGCTTCTTCGAGAAGATCAAGAACTCCTTCTGA